In Festucalex cinctus isolate MCC-2025b chromosome 21, RoL_Fcin_1.0, whole genome shotgun sequence, one genomic interval encodes:
- the LOC144010704 gene encoding uncharacterized protein LOC144010704 isoform X1 produces MPQTKPPSASTQPTSELQPTEPVYVRRVSRSSSSPPERSERAFVSMYSKDALTSEASELCFEEVQARLDFQKRQQQREAEERLGYKCGGEGSSSSLSPPPPASDPCPVAAREAEHLERKDDEAISRLRHQVHEMSRKVVISSTMVCHQGPQEGWSETQCQENLNATQQNVHVSHITPSNSLRSQHATAMPSHVTPSPTVNTRQALDVIMGMFHAGRGTLE; encoded by the exons ATG CCCCAAACGAAACCTCCGTCTGCTTCTACTCAGCCCACATCCGAGCTCCAACCCACTGAGCCCGTTTACGTCCGCAG AGTTTCGAGGTCCTCCAGCAGCCCGCCCGAGCGCAGCGAGCGGGCGTTTGTGAGCATGTACTCCAAGGACGCGCTGACGTCGGAAGCATCCGAGCTTTGCTTCGAGGAAGTGCAGGCGCGGTTGGACTTTCAGAAGAGGCAGCAGCAACGGGAGGCCGAGGAGCGATTGGGATATAAATGCGGAGGTGAGGGGTCATCGTCTTCACTGTCACCGCCTCCGCCGGCGTCTGACCCATGTCCCGTTGCCGCACGTGAAGCGGAGCATTTGGAGCGGAAGGATGATGAGGCTATTTCCAGGCTTCGGCACCAAGTCCACGAGATGAGCAGGAAGGTGGTCATCAGCTCCacaatg GTATGCCATCAAGGGCCCCAAGAAGGCTGGAGTGAAACACAATGCCAGGAGAACCTCAATG CAACACAGCAAAACGTGCACGTTTCCCACATTACTCCCAGCAACTCTCTGAGGTCCCAGCATGCCACTGCCATGCCGTCACACGTGACACCATCGCCCACCGTCAACACGCGCCAGGCCCTGG ATGTGATCATGGGAATGTTTCACGCTGGCCGAGGAACCCTCGAGTGA
- the LOC144010704 gene encoding uncharacterized protein LOC144010704 isoform X2, with protein MPQTKPPSASTQPTSELQPTEPVYVRRVSRSSSSPPERSERAFVSMYSKDALTSEASELCFEEVQARLDFQKRQQQREAEERLGYKCGAEHLERKDDEAISRLRHQVHEMSRKVVISSTMVCHQGPQEGWSETQCQENLNATQQNVHVSHITPSNSLRSQHATAMPSHVTPSPTVNTRQALDVIMGMFHAGRGTLE; from the exons ATG CCCCAAACGAAACCTCCGTCTGCTTCTACTCAGCCCACATCCGAGCTCCAACCCACTGAGCCCGTTTACGTCCGCAG AGTTTCGAGGTCCTCCAGCAGCCCGCCCGAGCGCAGCGAGCGGGCGTTTGTGAGCATGTACTCCAAGGACGCGCTGACGTCGGAAGCATCCGAGCTTTGCTTCGAGGAAGTGCAGGCGCGGTTGGACTTTCAGAAGAGGCAGCAGCAACGGGAGGCCGAGGAGCGATTGGGATATAAATGCGGAG CGGAGCATTTGGAGCGGAAGGATGATGAGGCTATTTCCAGGCTTCGGCACCAAGTCCACGAGATGAGCAGGAAGGTGGTCATCAGCTCCacaatg GTATGCCATCAAGGGCCCCAAGAAGGCTGGAGTGAAACACAATGCCAGGAGAACCTCAATG CAACACAGCAAAACGTGCACGTTTCCCACATTACTCCCAGCAACTCTCTGAGGTCCCAGCATGCCACTGCCATGCCGTCACACGTGACACCATCGCCCACCGTCAACACGCGCCAGGCCCTGG ATGTGATCATGGGAATGTTTCACGCTGGCCGAGGAACCCTCGAGTGA